The Gemmatimonadota bacterium genome has a segment encoding these proteins:
- a CDS encoding M28 family peptidase: MNSRFPLQPRLAMTLIAVLILGAGSLEAQSGSCPAAKGGPMPLKYVGGPTATAILPCDLMTRLYLFADDSMNGRQVGTVDNLRGTAYIEREVRRLGLVPAGDSGGYFQNLPIFARSFDNSSTITAGGITFRGGADFTANIAEKHQAVQGSVIYGGMVGDTTNLLAADAVAGKIVVLRAAAGAANGGARFPGGRRGAPSPAMQAYQQSLAGALATVTVVGDSMPAAPARGGFGGPRPTLRSDAPSVPRPATLTVTTKVAEALLGKSLDGLAKGAAGTSASMDLRFVEEQKPGRNVVAILRGSDPKLRGEYVAIGAHNDHIQNQRVVEHDSLKAYNIVARPEGADSRGAAAPTAEQWVTINHLKDSLRAIYPARADSISNGADDDGSGSVSVLEIAEAFAKGAVKPKRSLIFVWHAGEEAGLWGSQYFTDHPTVPRDSIVAQLNMDMVGRGAPSDVTGADKSGTILHGSGNYLQLVGSRRLSTELGDLIESVNKEQKLGFTFDYAMDADAHPQNIYCRSDHYEYARYGIPIVFATTGGHADYHQVTDEPQYIQYAHMAKVDQLIFDAAVKVANLDHRVVVDKPKPDPNGRCQQ; the protein is encoded by the coding sequence ATGAACTCGCGTTTCCCATTGCAGCCACGCTTGGCCATGACCCTGATCGCCGTGCTGATTCTCGGTGCCGGCTCGCTCGAGGCCCAGTCGGGCAGCTGTCCCGCCGCCAAGGGCGGCCCGATGCCGCTGAAGTACGTGGGGGGCCCTACCGCCACGGCGATCCTCCCCTGCGACCTGATGACCCGGCTCTACCTCTTTGCCGACGACTCGATGAATGGCCGCCAGGTCGGAACCGTCGACAACCTCCGTGGCACCGCCTATATCGAACGCGAAGTGCGTCGCCTCGGCCTGGTGCCGGCCGGCGACAGCGGCGGCTACTTCCAGAACCTCCCGATCTTCGCCCGCTCCTTCGACAACAGCTCCACCATCACCGCCGGGGGGATCACCTTCCGAGGTGGCGCTGACTTCACCGCGAACATTGCCGAGAAGCACCAGGCGGTGCAGGGGAGTGTGATCTACGGCGGGATGGTCGGCGACACGACCAACCTGCTCGCGGCAGACGCGGTCGCAGGCAAGATCGTCGTGCTGCGCGCCGCTGCAGGTGCCGCCAACGGGGGAGCGCGCTTTCCCGGTGGCCGTCGCGGCGCACCGTCGCCGGCGATGCAGGCGTACCAGCAGTCCCTCGCAGGCGCACTGGCTACCGTGACCGTGGTGGGAGACTCGATGCCTGCGGCGCCCGCGCGCGGCGGGTTTGGCGGGCCGCGTCCAACGCTTCGTTCGGACGCTCCAAGTGTGCCACGGCCGGCGACATTGACCGTAACCACGAAGGTCGCTGAGGCTTTGCTCGGCAAGTCGCTCGATGGTCTGGCGAAGGGAGCTGCTGGCACCTCGGCGTCAATGGATCTGCGTTTTGTCGAGGAGCAGAAGCCCGGACGAAACGTGGTCGCGATTCTCCGCGGCTCTGATCCCAAGCTGCGCGGCGAATACGTGGCGATCGGAGCCCACAACGACCACATCCAGAATCAGCGTGTCGTCGAGCACGATTCGCTCAAGGCCTACAACATCGTGGCCCGGCCGGAAGGCGCCGACTCCCGCGGTGCTGCGGCTCCGACCGCGGAACAGTGGGTCACCATCAACCACCTGAAGGACTCTCTGCGGGCGATCTACCCGGCTCGCGCGGATTCCATCTCCAACGGTGCTGACGACGACGGTTCTGGGTCGGTCTCCGTTCTCGAAATCGCTGAGGCTTTCGCGAAGGGCGCCGTGAAGCCGAAGCGTTCGCTGATCTTCGTCTGGCATGCGGGCGAGGAAGCCGGGCTCTGGGGCTCGCAGTATTTCACGGATCATCCGACTGTTCCGCGCGACTCCATCGTGGCGCAGCTGAACATGGACATGGTGGGTCGCGGCGCGCCGAGCGATGTGACTGGCGCGGACAAGTCCGGCACCATCCTGCACGGCTCAGGCAACTACCTGCAGCTGGTCGGTTCCCGCAGGCTCTCCACCGAACTCGGTGATCTCATCGAGTCGGTGAACAAGGAGCAGAAGCTGGGCTTCACGTTCGACTACGCCATGGATGCCGATGCCCATCCGCAGAACATCTATTGCCGTAGCGACCACTACGAGTACGCCCGCTACGGTATTCCGATCGTGTTCGCGACGACTGGCGGTCACGCCGACTACCACCAGGTGACCGACGAACCGCAGTACATCCAGTACGCGCACATGGCGAAAGTTGATCAGTTGATCTTCGATGCTGCGGTGAAGGTCGCCAACCTCGACCACCGCGTCGTGGTCGACAAGCCGAAGCCGGATCCGAACGGCCGCTGCCAGCAGTAG
- a CDS encoding M20/M25/M40 family metallo-hydrolase, translated as MRSSTTLMRSGTLLALAALAAGSASAQTKPLPIKYSGPPTVAAITAGDLMTRLYIYADDSLMGRRVGTEYNTRATAYLEAQVRKLGLKPAGDDGFFQSIGLVARAFDTTASTLTVDGVAYKPGTDFVGSTGGVQHAVAAAGVVVWGSVLDTTGNPTADQYNGKWVVIRGINGLPAGFDQAAFVKSAGFARYQAMLQSSAVVGRITISPTEQLNPALVKNMVNPAGASRTVKEAAPVALTVTSKVGDAIFGPGSATAVPGTMGKNVAADIRFIDSPRGGRNVIAVLPGSDPKLKGQYVVIGAHNDHIGFNNRPVDHDSMKVWLKHARPQGADGSGKTLSAEDWTAINAEIAELRKLNPPRPDSISNGADDDGSGSVTLLELAEAFAKGAAKPKRSILFIWQTGEESGMWGSGYFMDHPTVPRDSLVADLNIDMVGRGAPSDVTGQQKEGGLLAGADRYVQLVGSRRLSTELGDIVENVNKDPKYNFKLDYAMDANGHPQNIYCRSDHWSYGKWGVPAVFFTTGGHADYHQVTDEPQYIRYDHMALLGHLIFDSAMRVANLDHRVLVDGVKPNPAPATACQQ; from the coding sequence ATGCGTTCCAGCACCACCCTGATGCGGTCGGGCACGTTGCTCGCCCTCGCTGCGCTTGCCGCCGGCAGCGCCAGCGCCCAGACCAAGCCACTCCCGATCAAGTACTCCGGCCCGCCTACCGTGGCTGCGATCACGGCCGGTGACCTGATGACCCGTCTCTACATCTACGCCGATGATTCGCTGATGGGGCGACGCGTCGGAACCGAATACAACACCCGGGCAACCGCGTACCTCGAGGCCCAGGTCCGAAAGCTCGGACTGAAGCCGGCAGGCGATGATGGCTTCTTCCAGAGCATCGGGCTGGTCGCGCGCGCCTTCGATACGACGGCGTCAACGCTCACCGTCGATGGCGTCGCGTACAAGCCAGGCACCGACTTTGTCGGGAGCACGGGCGGAGTGCAGCACGCCGTCGCCGCCGCGGGCGTCGTCGTATGGGGGTCCGTGCTGGATACGACTGGAAATCCGACCGCCGATCAGTACAACGGCAAGTGGGTCGTTATCCGCGGGATCAATGGACTTCCTGCAGGATTCGACCAGGCAGCGTTCGTGAAGTCGGCCGGCTTCGCCCGGTACCAGGCAATGTTGCAATCCAGCGCGGTCGTCGGTCGGATCACCATCAGCCCCACGGAACAGTTGAATCCTGCGCTGGTGAAGAACATGGTGAATCCTGCTGGGGCATCACGCACCGTGAAGGAAGCAGCCCCGGTGGCCCTCACCGTGACGAGCAAGGTGGGAGACGCGATCTTCGGCCCCGGATCGGCGACCGCAGTTCCCGGCACGATGGGGAAGAATGTTGCCGCTGACATTCGCTTCATTGACTCCCCCCGGGGCGGTCGCAACGTGATCGCTGTGCTTCCCGGCTCCGATCCGAAGCTGAAGGGTCAGTACGTCGTCATCGGCGCTCACAACGACCACATCGGTTTCAACAACCGTCCGGTCGACCACGATTCGATGAAGGTATGGCTCAAGCATGCGCGGCCGCAGGGCGCCGACGGGAGCGGCAAGACGCTGAGCGCGGAAGACTGGACCGCGATCAACGCCGAAATCGCTGAACTGCGGAAACTCAATCCTCCTCGTCCCGACTCGATCAGCAACGGGGCGGATGACGATGGCTCGGGTTCTGTCACGCTGCTCGAACTCGCCGAGGCATTCGCCAAGGGCGCAGCCAAGCCGAAGCGGTCGATTCTCTTCATCTGGCAGACCGGCGAAGAGAGCGGGATGTGGGGCTCGGGCTATTTCATGGACCACCCGACGGTGCCACGTGATTCGCTCGTGGCCGACCTCAACATCGATATGGTTGGTCGCGGCGCGCCGAGCGATGTGACCGGGCAGCAGAAAGAAGGAGGCCTCCTCGCTGGTGCCGATCGCTATGTGCAGCTGGTTGGCTCCCGTCGTCTTTCGACCGAGCTTGGCGACATTGTGGAGAACGTCAACAAGGACCCGAAGTACAACTTCAAGCTCGACTACGCGATGGACGCCAACGGCCATCCGCAGAACATCTACTGCCGCTCCGACCACTGGTCGTATGGCAAGTGGGGCGTTCCGGCCGTGTTCTTCACCACCGGCGGTCACGCCGACTATCACCAGGTGACCGACGAGCCACAGTACATCCGCTACGACCATATGGCGCTGCTCGGCCACCTGATCTTCGATTCGGCGATGCGAGTGGCCAACCTCGATCATCGGGTCCTGGTCGACGGCGTAAAGCCGAACCCTGCGCCGGCGACGGCCTGCCAGCAGTAG
- the moaA gene encoding GTP 3',8-cyclase MoaA: MTALLDRHQRPLGSLRISVTDRCNLRCRYCMPEAEYAWLPKQSLLSFEEIVRAATAFAALGAAKIRLTGGEPLLRQGLPDLVTMLRAVPGVREIALTTNGLLLAPLAQRLRGAGLDRVTMSLDTLQPERMAAFARSSHHADAIAGLDAARAAGFERIKINAVVVRGFNDDEIVPLVRFARDRGVEMRFIEYMDVGGATQWNTRDVVSREEILAALAAGFGSAVAIPRSDDPHAPAERVQLGDGTMVGVIASTTAPFCRDCDRARLTADGTFFRCLYGEAGIDLRGPIRGGITEADLEELIRAAWRERADRGAEDRTHVADRGVLVQLAGLKADPRKEMHVRGG; the protein is encoded by the coding sequence GTGACAGCGCTGCTCGATCGGCACCAGCGACCGCTCGGATCGTTGCGCATCTCCGTCACCGATCGCTGCAATCTTCGCTGCCGTTACTGCATGCCCGAAGCGGAGTATGCGTGGTTGCCGAAACAATCACTCCTCTCGTTCGAGGAGATCGTGCGCGCGGCGACGGCATTTGCTGCGCTCGGTGCAGCCAAGATTCGCCTCACCGGTGGCGAGCCGCTCCTGCGCCAGGGACTTCCCGACCTGGTGACGATGCTGCGTGCGGTGCCAGGGGTGCGGGAGATCGCGCTGACCACTAACGGACTCCTGCTCGCTCCGCTCGCGCAGCGGCTGCGCGGTGCCGGCCTCGATCGCGTCACGATGTCGCTCGACACGCTGCAGCCGGAGCGTATGGCGGCCTTCGCACGGAGTTCGCACCACGCGGATGCCATCGCCGGACTCGATGCCGCGCGTGCGGCCGGGTTCGAGCGCATCAAGATCAATGCGGTGGTGGTGCGCGGCTTCAACGACGACGAGATCGTGCCGCTGGTGCGCTTCGCTCGCGACCGCGGAGTCGAGATGCGCTTCATCGAGTACATGGACGTTGGGGGCGCCACCCAGTGGAACACTCGCGACGTCGTGTCGCGCGAGGAGATCCTCGCCGCGCTCGCGGCAGGCTTCGGCAGCGCGGTCGCCATCCCGCGAAGCGATGATCCCCACGCACCGGCAGAACGCGTTCAGCTCGGCGACGGAACAATGGTCGGAGTCATCGCATCGACCACGGCCCCGTTCTGCCGCGACTGCGACCGGGCCCGGCTGACCGCCGATGGAACCTTCTTCCGGTGCCTCTATGGCGAGGCCGGGATCGATCTCCGCGGCCCCATTCGCGGCGGCATCACTGAGGCTGACCTGGAGGAGCTGATCAGGGCGGCTTGGCGGGAACGGGCCGATCGAGGCGCCGAGGATCGCACCCACGTTGCAGATCGCGGGGTGCTGGTCCAGCTCGCTGGGCTCAAGGCCGATCCACGCAAGGAAATGCACGTCCGGGGAGGCTAG
- a CDS encoding molybdenum cofactor biosynthesis protein MoaE — protein MRYLSHLPLDLTPLTDAVSAPDRGAIATFAGMVRNHHAGREVVALSYSAYEPMAEAVCESIVRETAAAFNVQVAMVHRLGEVPIGEAAVLVVASAAHRGAAFDAVRHAIDEVKSRVPIWKRERYADGSEAWVDPTAPAGVMPVQGEK, from the coding sequence ATGCGCTACCTCTCTCACCTTCCGCTCGATCTCACTCCATTGACGGACGCCGTCTCCGCGCCGGATCGTGGTGCCATCGCGACCTTTGCCGGCATGGTTCGGAATCATCACGCCGGCCGCGAGGTGGTGGCGCTGTCATATTCGGCCTACGAGCCGATGGCAGAAGCGGTGTGTGAGTCGATCGTGCGCGAGACTGCGGCGGCGTTCAACGTTCAGGTCGCGATGGTCCACCGACTTGGCGAGGTCCCCATCGGCGAGGCGGCGGTACTGGTGGTCGCGAGCGCGGCCCATCGCGGCGCGGCCTTTGATGCGGTTCGTCACGCCATCGACGAGGTCAAGTCGCGAGTGCCGATCTGGAAGCGCGAGCGTTATGCCGATGGCAGCGAAGCGTGGGTCGATCCGACGGCGCCTGCAGGGGTGATGCCGGTGCAGGGCGAGAAGTGA
- a CDS encoding MoaD/ThiS family protein, translating to MNQFRVLLFARYAELLGSAQVEVSLPSGATAADLIGALRQLPGGGLLPPTPFLVMNHAQVRAGQQLDPAAELALLPPLAGG from the coding sequence ATGAACCAGTTCCGGGTCCTGCTCTTCGCACGCTACGCGGAACTCCTTGGTAGCGCACAAGTTGAAGTGAGTCTTCCGAGTGGTGCGACTGCGGCCGACCTGATTGGCGCCCTCCGGCAGTTGCCGGGGGGCGGTTTGCTTCCTCCGACTCCATTTCTGGTGATGAACCACGCGCAAGTCCGCGCAGGGCAGCAGCTTGACCCAGCGGCGGAGCTCGCCCTGCTGCCGCCGCTCGCTGGCGGGTGA
- a CDS encoding HU family DNA-binding protein, whose translation MTKADLVEQVTAAIARTSGPMISKKDCARVVDAFLDAVKLAMRDQHNIEVRGFGTFKIRRRKTRMARNPRTGDPVEVAARPVPVFKPSKELRALVAHEEYIPDGSDMDDDDDDE comes from the coding sequence ATGACCAAGGCCGATCTCGTTGAACAGGTGACTGCCGCAATCGCCCGGACCTCCGGGCCGATGATTTCCAAGAAGGATTGTGCACGCGTCGTCGACGCCTTCCTGGATGCGGTCAAACTCGCCATGCGCGACCAGCACAACATCGAAGTCCGCGGGTTTGGCACCTTCAAGATCCGTCGTCGCAAGACCCGGATGGCGCGCAATCCTCGCACCGGTGATCCAGTCGAAGTCGCCGCGCGCCCGGTGCCTGTGTTCAAGCCCAGCAAGGAGTTACGCGCACTCGTGGCCCACGAGGAGTACATCCCCGATGGCTCCGACATGGATGACGACGACGACGACGAATGA
- the carA gene encoding glutamine-hydrolyzing carbamoyl-phosphate synthase small subunit yields MIKDFAGGTGRPAFVLLEDGTWYPGELVGPVLKGFGEVVFTTNMTGYQETFTDPSYLGQIVVMTAPMIGNYGITDTDDESAHPQVSGVVVRELSAHYSNWQATTSLPEWLAKAGVPIITGVDTRQLTRHLRERGSMRGVIAEGSEPSPTLRAELLASPSMEGLDLASLATTPVSYTQGDGPLVVAFDFGMKRNIVRMLEATGLRVEVVPAKTSAAEVMARHPDGLFLSNGPGDPAAVGYARETIRTLTESGIPTFGICLGHQLLGLTFGGETTKLSYGHRGGNHPVKELATGKVLITTQNHGFAVQGSAEGVPGAPDLEVTHLNLNDGTVEGLRHRTLPVFAVQYHPEAAPGPHDAYPHFGEFLAAIQARASQKGATS; encoded by the coding sequence TTGATCAAGGATTTCGCAGGCGGGACAGGTCGTCCCGCCTTCGTTTTGCTGGAAGACGGGACCTGGTACCCGGGGGAGCTGGTCGGACCCGTGCTGAAGGGGTTCGGTGAGGTGGTCTTCACCACCAACATGACCGGCTATCAGGAAACCTTCACCGACCCCAGCTATCTCGGTCAAATCGTCGTGATGACGGCACCGATGATCGGCAATTACGGCATCACTGACACCGACGACGAATCCGCCCACCCTCAGGTGAGCGGCGTCGTCGTGCGAGAGCTTTCGGCGCACTACTCCAACTGGCAAGCAACGACCTCGCTGCCCGAGTGGCTCGCCAAGGCCGGCGTTCCGATTATTACCGGCGTCGACACCCGCCAGCTGACCCGGCACCTCCGTGAACGTGGCTCAATGCGGGGCGTGATTGCCGAGGGGAGTGAACCCTCGCCGACGCTCCGGGCGGAGCTCCTGGCCTCGCCCTCGATGGAAGGGCTCGATCTGGCCTCGCTCGCGACGACACCGGTCTCATATACCCAGGGCGATGGCCCGTTAGTCGTGGCGTTCGACTTCGGAATGAAGCGCAACATCGTCCGGATGCTCGAGGCGACCGGACTCCGGGTCGAAGTTGTCCCGGCGAAGACCAGCGCCGCAGAGGTGATGGCGCGGCACCCCGACGGCCTCTTTCTCTCCAATGGACCCGGCGACCCGGCAGCGGTCGGCTACGCCCGGGAGACCATTCGGACCCTGACCGAGAGCGGCATCCCCACCTTCGGGATCTGCCTCGGGCATCAGCTTCTCGGCCTGACCTTCGGGGGTGAGACCACCAAGCTCTCCTACGGCCATCGGGGTGGCAACCACCCCGTGAAGGAGCTGGCGACAGGTAAGGTGCTCATTACCACCCAGAACCACGGCTTCGCGGTCCAGGGGAGCGCTGAGGGCGTCCCGGGGGCCCCGGACCTCGAGGTGACCCACCTCAACCTCAACGACGGGACCGTGGAGGGCCTCCGCCACCGGACCCTCCCCGTCTTCGCGGTCCAGTACCACCCGGAGGCGGCTCCGGGTCCCCACGACGCCTATCCGCACTTCGGGGAGTTCCTCGCCGCGATCCAGGCCCGGGCATCCCAAAAGGGCGCAACCTCTTGA
- the secG gene encoding preprotein translocase subunit SecG → MFGFLLVLMILDGLLLSAVVLMQAGQGGGLASLGGGGASQVLGGRQATTLLTRATWWTGGIFMALALLLSLASTSRNAGSSDVQQQLRTAPAAAPQQAPIQGTTAPAPIPGTTAPPPAPAPVPKP, encoded by the coding sequence GTGTTCGGCTTCTTGCTCGTATTGATGATCCTCGACGGCCTGCTGCTCTCGGCCGTTGTCCTGATGCAGGCTGGCCAGGGTGGCGGACTCGCCTCGCTGGGCGGCGGCGGCGCCTCGCAGGTGCTGGGCGGCCGTCAGGCCACGACCCTCCTGACCCGGGCCACCTGGTGGACTGGCGGGATCTTCATGGCGCTGGCGCTGCTGCTCTCGCTTGCCTCGACCAGCCGGAACGCCGGCTCGTCGGACGTGCAGCAGCAGTTGCGGACTGCTCCAGCGGCTGCCCCGCAGCAGGCGCCGATTCAGGGTACAACGGCCCCGGCGCCGATCCCTGGCACCACTGCACCACCGCCGGCTCCCGCGCCGGTCCCCAAGCCTTGA
- the tpiA gene encoding triose-phosphate isomerase → MSRPILFAANWKMHLSPGEARTYLDRFLAIDTPRVGRTVIFFPSAVTIETTSNTLRAHDHLFSGAQDVHWEAKGAFTGATSVALARGAGAAAALIGHSERRHVFGESDVETGKKVHAVLGGGLLAILCVGETLAQREAGETAAVVTRQLRAGLADVDGASDLVIAYEPVWAIGTGRNATPADAALVHQTIRTVLVELGFPRDTRVLYGGSVNAANVAQLLAEPDIDGVLVGGASLDPDVWAGICATEAS, encoded by the coding sequence ATGAGCCGACCGATCCTCTTCGCCGCCAACTGGAAGATGCATCTCTCGCCGGGAGAAGCGCGGACCTACCTTGATCGCTTTCTGGCGATCGACACGCCGCGGGTTGGGCGCACCGTGATTTTCTTCCCGTCGGCCGTTACGATCGAGACGACGTCGAACACACTGCGAGCCCACGACCATCTCTTCAGCGGTGCGCAGGATGTGCACTGGGAAGCGAAAGGGGCGTTCACGGGGGCGACGTCTGTCGCACTCGCGCGCGGGGCGGGCGCAGCGGCCGCACTGATCGGCCACAGCGAACGCCGGCACGTATTCGGCGAGAGTGATGTCGAAACGGGGAAGAAGGTGCACGCGGTGCTGGGCGGCGGGCTGCTCGCGATCCTTTGCGTCGGTGAGACGCTGGCGCAGCGCGAAGCAGGGGAGACTGCAGCGGTCGTCACCCGGCAATTGCGCGCCGGCCTCGCCGATGTCGACGGTGCTTCCGATCTGGTGATCGCTTACGAGCCGGTGTGGGCTATCGGCACCGGCAGGAACGCGACCCCGGCCGATGCAGCCCTCGTCCACCAGACCATTCGCACGGTGCTTGTGGAGCTTGGCTTCCCGCGCGACACCCGGGTCCTCTACGGCGGATCGGTCAACGCGGCAAACGTCGCCCAATTGCTCGCCGAGCCGGATATCGACGGCGTTCTGGTGGGCGGGGCATCGCTCGATCCCGATGTCTGGGCCGGAATCTGCGCGACCGAGGCCTCCTGA
- a CDS encoding phosphoglycerate kinase yields MSKRTLAQLDGARLDGQRVVVRVDLNVPLVDGVVGDDTRIRASLPTIKYLREKGARVVLLSHLGRPKGAPDPKYSLKPVARALEKLLGIPITFLEDPTSEAAVGVVRHMPRGGVALAENTRFYPGEEKNDAALADRFAALGDLYVNDAFGSAHRAHASTEAIAHRLKPAVSGFLMEKELKFLGEAIDQPVRPFVAILGGAKISGKIDLIEALLPKVDHILVGGAMACTFFKAMGLETGNSLVEPDRIEMAKALLAKSGDKLVLPTGALIAEKLAPGVATREVPRDGIPAGWAMFDIDSSSVTHFSAIIAAARTVIWNGPMGVFETPPFDAGTMGVAHALAAATAKGAITIVGGGDSAAAIVAAGLESQVSHVSTGGGASLEFLEGKPLPGVAALDDLP; encoded by the coding sequence GTGAGCAAGCGGACGCTGGCCCAGCTCGATGGCGCGCGCCTCGACGGCCAGCGCGTCGTGGTGCGGGTTGATCTCAACGTTCCGCTCGTCGATGGCGTGGTCGGTGACGACACGCGCATTCGTGCGTCGCTGCCCACCATCAAGTATCTGCGTGAAAAGGGCGCCCGCGTCGTGCTCCTCTCGCACCTCGGCCGACCGAAGGGGGCGCCGGACCCGAAGTACTCCCTCAAGCCGGTCGCACGCGCGCTCGAGAAGTTGCTGGGGATTCCCATCACCTTTCTCGAAGACCCCACCAGCGAAGCAGCGGTCGGAGTGGTGCGCCACATGCCGCGTGGCGGCGTCGCACTGGCCGAGAACACGCGCTTCTACCCGGGTGAAGAGAAGAACGATGCGGCGTTGGCCGACCGCTTCGCCGCGCTTGGCGATCTTTACGTCAACGATGCCTTCGGCTCGGCGCATCGCGCCCACGCGAGTACCGAAGCCATCGCCCACCGACTCAAGCCTGCCGTCTCCGGCTTCCTGATGGAGAAGGAGCTGAAGTTCCTGGGCGAGGCGATCGACCAGCCGGTGCGACCGTTCGTGGCGATCCTGGGTGGTGCGAAGATTTCCGGGAAGATCGACCTCATCGAGGCATTGCTCCCCAAGGTCGATCACATTCTCGTCGGCGGTGCGATGGCGTGCACCTTCTTCAAGGCCATGGGACTCGAAACCGGCAACTCGCTGGTCGAGCCAGATCGCATCGAGATGGCAAAGGCGCTGCTCGCCAAGTCCGGTGACAAGCTCGTGCTGCCAACCGGTGCGCTCATTGCCGAGAAGCTTGCGCCTGGCGTTGCAACGCGCGAGGTGCCACGCGACGGAATCCCTGCGGGCTGGGCGATGTTCGATATCGACAGTTCGAGTGTCACGCATTTCAGCGCCATCATTGCAGCCGCGCGCACGGTCATCTGGAATGGTCCGATGGGGGTGTTCGAAACGCCGCCATTCGATGCCGGCACCATGGGGGTCGCGCATGCGCTCGCCGCTGCAACGGCAAAGGGAGCGATCACCATCGTCGGCGGGGGCGATTCCGCGGCGGCGATCGTTGCGGCCGGCCTCGAGTCGCAGGTATCCCACGTGTCGACGGGCGGCGGGGCATCGCTCGAGTTCCTTGAAGGGAAGCCGCTCCCCGGCGTTGCCGCCCTGGATGATCTGCCATGA
- the gap gene encoding type I glyceraldehyde-3-phosphate dehydrogenase, whose amino-acid sequence MSKIRVGINGFGRIGRNVVRAAIAAGRTDIDFVAVNDLTDTKTLAHLLKYDSVHGRFPKDVRATEGGLDVGGDLMRVLSERDPAKLPWGELGVDIVLESTGHFTDRDKAALHLAAGAKKVIISAPAKGEDKTFVFGVNHLEYDPAKHHVISNASCTTNCLVPVVKVIREEFGFVRGFMTTVHSYTNDQNILDLPHKDLRRARAAAMSIIPTSTGAAKATSLVIPEVKGKLDGISLRVPTADVSLVDLTCTVEKSTTVEAVNAAFRAAAAGALKGVLFVNDEPLVSVDYIGNQASSTVDSLSTGVIDGTLVHVSSWYDNEMGYSARCVDMIRHIGSQL is encoded by the coding sequence ATGAGCAAGATTCGCGTGGGGATCAACGGCTTCGGCCGCATCGGCCGCAACGTTGTGCGCGCCGCAATCGCTGCTGGCCGAACCGACATCGACTTCGTGGCCGTCAATGATCTGACTGACACCAAGACCCTGGCCCACCTCCTGAAGTACGACTCGGTGCACGGGCGTTTTCCGAAGGACGTGCGCGCGACCGAGGGTGGCCTCGATGTCGGTGGCGACCTGATGCGCGTGCTCTCCGAGCGCGACCCGGCCAAGCTGCCCTGGGGTGAACTCGGCGTCGACATCGTGCTCGAATCCACTGGCCACTTCACCGATCGCGACAAGGCGGCGCTGCATCTCGCGGCCGGTGCGAAGAAGGTCATCATCTCTGCGCCAGCCAAGGGCGAGGACAAGACCTTCGTGTTCGGCGTCAATCATCTCGAGTACGATCCGGCGAAGCACCACGTCATCTCCAACGCCTCGTGCACCACCAACTGCCTGGTGCCGGTCGTGAAGGTGATCCGTGAAGAGTTCGGCTTCGTCCGCGGTTTCATGACCACGGTGCATAGCTACACCAACGACCAGAACATCCTCGACCTGCCGCACAAGGACTTGCGGCGTGCTCGCGCGGCCGCGATGTCGATCATCCCGACCTCGACGGGTGCGGCGAAGGCGACTTCGCTGGTCATTCCCGAAGTGAAGGGAAAGCTGGACGGCATCTCGCTCCGGGTACCGACGGCCGACGTCTCGCTGGTCGACCTCACCTGCACGGTCGAGAAGAGCACCACCGTTGAGGCGGTCAACGCGGCATTCCGCGCGGCCGCCGCCGGTGCACTCAAGGGCGTGCTCTTCGTGAACGACGAGCCGCTCGTGTCGGTGGATTACATCGGCAACCAGGCATCGAGCACGGTGGATTCGCTGTCGACCGGCGTCATTGATGGCACGCTGGTGCACGTCTCGTCCTGGTATGACAACGAGATGGGGTACTCGGCCCGCTGCGTCGACATGATCCGGCACATCGGCTCGCAACTGTGA